The following proteins are co-located in the Dromiciops gliroides isolate mDroGli1 chromosome 2, mDroGli1.pri, whole genome shotgun sequence genome:
- the LOC122744150 gene encoding histidine triad nucleotide-binding protein 1-like: protein MTDEISKPYITYRRGDSVFGKIIRKEIPANIIFEDDQCLAFHDICPQAPTHFLVIPKKPIPQIAVAEEDDESLLGHLIIVAKKCASALGLKKGYRMVMNEGTDGGQTIFHIHLHVLGGRQMKWPPG from the coding sequence ATGACAGATGAGATCAGCAAACCTTACATCACCTATCGAAGAGGAGACTCAGTCTTTGGGAAAATAATTCGCAAGGAAATCCCAGCCAACATAATTTTTGAGGATGACCAGTGTCTTGCTTTCCATGACATTTGTCCTCAAGCCCCAACTCATTTCCTAGTGATACCGAAGAAACCCATTCCCCAGATAGCTGTAGCAGAGGAAGATGATGAAAGTCTTCTtggacacttaataattgttgcCAAGAAATGTGCAAGCGCCCTGGGCCTGAAGAAGGGATACCGGATGGTGATGAATGAAGGCACAGATGGGGGGCAGACTATCTTTCATATTCACCTTCATGTACTTGGAGGCCGTCAGATGAAATGGCCACCTGGATAA